In Candidatus Eisenbacteria bacterium, the DNA window CCGCAGCCTTCACGCCGGCAACGATGCATCCATCGTAGTCGCCGGCGCGAAACCGCGGAGACATCTCCTCGCGGACGATGCGAGCTTCCAGACCGTCGGGGAGGATGCCTTCCAGGCCGTAGCCGGTCTCGAACCACGCCTCGCGCTCCTCGATCGCGAGCAGCAGGAGAAGTCCGTTGTCCTCGCCCTTCTTTCCAAGGCCCCAGGTCTCGAAGACCTTCACCTTGTACTCGGCCGGCGAGAGCGGAGCCGTGGAGCGCACGGTCAGCACCGCGAACTCGGCGCCGGTTTTTTGGCGCAGCTGATCGAGGAACGACTCGAGCTGCGCCACGGTGGACTCCTGGAGCACGCCGGCGCGATCGTTCACGAATCCTGCCGGCCGGCCGATCTCGGGTTCTTTGAAGGACGCCGAGTCCTGGGCCCATGCCGGATTCGCGAAGTGTTCGGGAGCGCTCCAATCGATGACGGCCAGCGCCCCGGCGAGCGCGAGTGCCCAGGTCAGGCGCGCCGCGGCGCGCCCGGCTCTCATGTCACGGGCATGCCGTCGATGACGCTCACGAGCCGCTCGATCTCCGCGAGGAACTTGCGGTAGAGCGGAAGCAGCTCGTGGCCCCGGTAGCGGCGCGGGTTGGAGCGGACCAGGTAGATCCCGAGGAGGCCCTCGGCGTTCAGATGATGGACGTCCGCCACCCGCTCGATCACCTGCGCGGTGTCGGCGGGAGGCGCTTCGCCGGCCAGGCGCAACAAGGTGCGGAACAAGGTCGCGAACCCGCTGGAGGTCGTGCGCAGCACCGCTTCCAGCCGGTCGGGCTTCGCCGCCGAGAGCACGTAGCTCTGGCGCAGCAGGATCAGCTTGGCGCGCAGCTCGTGCTCGCATTGCAGCCTCAGATACGTGCGCGGTACCTGAAGGTTGCCGAGCACGTCCTGGCCTTCGATCAGCAGGTGCTGCTCCTGGATCTCGACCCACTCGATCGGGAAGCTGTCCAACGACTTCTCGATCTGCCGCTGGGTCATGAACAGCGGAGCGAAGCGGGGCGGCTTCTTGCCGGCGGGCAGAGCCCGGGCCAGGGCGTCGAGCGTCTCGGGGGCCAGGAGGCGGGCGACGATCAGCGCGTTGATCTCCGAGCGCACTGGATCGAAGCCCTGAGTGAGCACGCTGCCGGTCAGATAGGCGGCGAGGAAGTCGCGATCGAGCGCGGTGCGCACCGGCTCGAGCCACTTGCGACTCGCCGCCAGCACGTCCTGCGCGGGCTCGATCCGGGACAGCGTGCGCGCCTCCATGGGTCAGACGCTAGAAGCCCGCATCCTGCGCGTCAAGACGAGCGCGAGCCGCCTTTGCCGGAGGGGCGCGTGCTAGAGTCCGCCGGCCGTGGGGGAGAGACCCGGCAGACGACCCGTGGCGCACGACCTCAACGCGGAGGGCGTCATGCTCGAAGACTTCAAGAAATTCCTGCTCCAGACCAACGCTCTGGCGCTGGCGGTCGGCGTGGTCATCGGCGCGGCAGTCGGCAAGGTGGTGTCGTCGATCGTCAGCGACCTGCTCATGCCGGTCATCGGCCTGGCGATGCCGGGGGGCACATGGCGCGAGATGAGCTTCGTGCTGAGCCGCAAGCCCGACGGCTCGCCGGCCAACGCCATCACCTACGGCGCTTTCCTCGGCAACGTGCTCGACTTCATCATCGTCGCCATGGCGGTGTTCGTCATCACCAAGGCGCTGCTGAAGCCTCCGCCCGCAAGTGCGCCGAACACCAAGGAATGTCCCGAGTGCAAGGAGATCATTCCGGTCGCCGCGCGTAAGTGTCGCGCGTGCGCGAGTCCGCAGCCCGCTTGACGCGCGTCGCAATCATCGGCTCGGGCCCCGCGGCCTTCTACGCGGCGGAAGCCCTGCTCAAGCAGGAGGGCGTCCAGGTGGACATGCTCGAGCGGCTGCCGACTCCGTACGGCCTGGTGCGCGGCGGCGTGGCGCCCGATCACCAGAAGATCAAGTCGGTGATCGCGATCTACGAGAAGATCGCGACGAATCCGCGCTTCCGCTACTTCGGCAACGTGGAGTACGGCCGCGACGTGAAGCGCGCCGACCTGGAGTCGCACTTCCACGCCATCCTCTACGCCACCGGCGCCCAGACCGACCGGCGCCTCGGCATTCCCGGCGAGGACCTGGCGGGCAGTCACTCGGCCACCGAGTTCGTCGCCTGGTACAACGCCCACCCCGACTTTCGCGATCGCGAGTTCGATCTGTCGGTCGAGCGCGCGGCGGTGATCGGCATGGGGAACGTGGCGGTCGACGTCGCGCGCATCCTGTGCCTCACGCCCCGGCAGCTCGCCGAGACGGACATGG includes these proteins:
- the mscL gene encoding large conductance mechanosensitive channel protein MscL — translated: MLEDFKKFLLQTNALALAVGVVIGAAVGKVVSSIVSDLLMPVIGLAMPGGTWREMSFVLSRKPDGSPANAITYGAFLGNVLDFIIVAMAVFVITKALLKPPPASAPNTKECPECKEIIPVAARKCRACASPQPA
- a CDS encoding TPM domain-containing protein, which gives rise to MRAGRAAARLTWALALAGALAVIDWSAPEHFANPAWAQDSASFKEPEIGRPAGFVNDRAGVLQESTVAQLESFLDQLRQKTGAEFAVLTVRSTAPLSPAEYKVKVFETWGLGKKGEDNGLLLLLAIEEREAWFETGYGLEGILPDGLEARIVREEMSPRFRAGDYDGCIVAGVKAAAARIASDKGVTLTWNGQELRYRQGTTRRQRATVLSFFIWMIVLALFAASLSQRRRMRRRGFWGPYWGGGMGGWGGGFGGGGFGGGGFGGGGSFGGFGGGASGGGGGGGRL